AGCTCAGACAGTCTAATATTAGCAATGTGCTAATGCGCTGCCAGAAATGAAGCCTCTCATATTTATTCATCTCATGAGCTCCTCTCTTTACGGCCGAAAATGTGGTGGCTAGTTTTATTAtgggtgcctcacagcaagaaggtcctgggttcgattcccaggtggagcggtcctagtcctttctgtgtggagtttgcatgttctcatttCTCATCATTTCTCAtttgcatttatatttttggcttTAAGCGGACGCtgttattcaaagtgacttacagcactgtgacagtattttgtctaagcaattgcagcttaagagccttgctcaagggcccaacatccaCTCCagcctgccctgtgatggactgatgccctgtccagggtgtttctgcgtACCTTATGCCcactgagagctgggataggctccagcacccccccgcaaccctgattaAGATAAACAGCTCtaaagtcagtgagtgagtcgtTTTTATTGTAGTTACACATTAATGTCATGTTCATTacccgctttattctggtcagggtcgtggcaggCGTGGTTCCACCTGGcgacaggtgtttaaaaaatccttGTCCATGTTTTGACGACGTTTGTTCGTCTTGCTGTTAAGTAAACAAATAAGCATGTGCACGCCACCAAACCCGGGCGTTCCCTTAATGTCATAAATGTCATGTGTTGATGGAGGAAGGAGCCGAGCAGGCCGGCCACACCCGTGTGTACCGCCTGATTATAAAGTTGTCTTAAGGATTAATCATTACTGAGCCTACAGTACAACCTGCAAGAGCAAATAATGACGGAGTGAATGTTTACTATCCACCATGTTGCTCCTCCGCCTGAATGAGTCACAAGTAATACAaaaatacaccgattagccataacattaaaaccaccacactcactgtccattttatcagctccacttaccatatagaagcactttgtagttctacaattactgactgtagtgcatctgtttctttgcatacttgttagcctcctttcatgctggtcaggaccaccacagggcaggtattatttaggtggtggatgattctcagcactgcagtgacactgacatggtggtggtgtgttagtgtgtgttttgctggtatgagtggatcagacacagcagcgctgctggagtttttaaataccgtgtccactcactgtccactctattagacactcctacctagttgtcatcttctagaccttcatcagtggtcacaggacgctgcccacggggcactgttggttggatgtttttggttggtggactattctcagtccagcagtgacagtgaggtgtttaaaaacaacacacactaacacaccagcaccatgtcagtgttaatgcaatgctgagaatgatccatcacctaaataatataatacctgctctgtggtggtcctgtgggggtcctgaccattgaagaacagcatgaaagcgggtaacaaagcatgcagagaaacagagggactacagtcagtaattgtggtaCTACAAtgcgcttctatatggtaagtggagctgataaaatggacagtgagtgtagaaacagggaggtggttttaatgttaaggctgatgggtgtatgtgctgataaataataacacagtcagGATggattataaatgtttaaataatagaTCAGAGTCTGTTAGGGTTGATATGAGTTTATCAAGGTGGACCGTCGACCCCACCCAAAATACAATACGCCCCCCTCCCCTCCTCCCTCGTATTGATCTCCATCCCCTCCAGCCTCCCGCATTCCTCTTTCTTTAGGACAATACGAGGTGTTTGGCTGATCTCCCAAAAAAGGAGGTGAGCGCAGAACTTGTAGAATGCAGGAAAAAGGAGGGGCGCAGAGAGCGGAAAAGAGTACGGGAGAGAGAGCGTCCATAAAAGGTCATGTAGCTGTTCTCTCCTCCCTCAGTCAGTGGTTGTGAACTCGTTCCTCCTGACACTCCCTCGGTGAGTGGACCTGGACCTCGATAAGTAGAAGGGTACAGACGCGCACACGCTCTCCGGAGGCTGAGGAACACGCCCGCACATCAGGAACACCCTGCACATCTGGAACGCGTTTACTCCACATACACAGTGAGTATGTTCTCCctgcacctgtgtgtgtgtgtgtgtgtgatgtgtgtagaaTAAATCCGGAATTAAACTCGATATCAAAACTAAACCTAAACCAGTAAATCCAGCACAAACTCTCTGCGTTCCTTCACATGTCACCACtcgtttgttagtgtgtgtgtgtgtgtgtgtgtgtgttgaaactTTTACTTGGACTTAGCATGTCACAacaacgacacacacacacacacacacacacacacacacacacacacacacacacttagagctCTGTGTacatgtttctgtctgtctcaaCAATTTGATTGTCATTTCTTTCTGtcatttttttctgtctgtgggTCTGTCttcatttctgtctgtctgtctgtcttcatttctgtctgtcttcatttctgtctgtctgtcttcatttctgtctgtctttatttctgtctttctgtctgtctgcatttCTAACAGTTTCTCTTTTTTGTCTCTTtgctgtctgtccatccatctatttataggtctgtctatctgtacacctgtctgtctgtgttcctGTCTCTGCTTTCTCGTGTCAGTCTCACTCTTTGttgctctgtctgtctttctgtccttTCTGTCTGCCAGTCTCTGTGTATTACCTGTTTGTCTTTCTGCCTTGtctacagacagacagtcagtgGCAGTAAGACACTTTAGACTGGGGCGCAGCGGTTCAGTGTACAAAAATCAAGTCATTTTATTCAATTATCGAAGTGTTTGTTGAAGTGGTGTAAAGTACATTGTgtttggactctggagcaggtcAGAGACAGAAATACCCGGAGGACCAAGTCAGCACCTACATGTAGAGGATGGGTGGTGTGTTGGGGGTTTGTTGACTGTGTAGTCAGGTTGGGCAGATTGggcggttgctggttcaagacccaccatgTGAAATTGTCACTGCTGGCCCCCTGAGTGAGTCCCTTATtgtatttagtattttattttaaataattcataTAACAACATCAAGAAACCTGGTGAGTCCGGGTCTTTACATCACGGTACAAACCCGTTTACGCTGAACTACATGTGTGTGGTtctgtacacaaacactcacatacatGTGTAGACTGACTCAGACATTgtgaactacacacacattgcTCAAGGCAAACAAGGCACATTCCTCAAtgatgcaacacacacacacacacacacacacacacacacacacgcccgaGCGAGCCAGCACGGACATGTTATTGTATTATCAACAGCCAGCAGACAGACAAAGTCATTTCAGTTCAGTGACACCGAGTCACATGTGAAGAATTTTTATGCGCTTCGACACGTTCTTGTATCTCAGCACGGAAAAACAAGACGtctatttaaaataatcattaaatcattaaaaagtgcAGATTTAAGCCCACAAATTTGGgtcaaacatgcaaaactcctcacagaactGATAATTGAACCACCAGGTTAATGAGATTTATTGTAGTAATCATTTGATTCACATTATtcacattaacattttaatcGTAGTAAAATATCTGCTATATTAAACATGCCCACAAATGTGGTTCATACTATCAGAAAAGCCACAGTGCACATTTCTGCTGGATAAAGTTTGTGGCAGAGAAAAACATCCTTCCcataaagcattaaaatctCAAATCTGTGATTACATGCGTGTCCATCATAATTCTGTATGTAAACGTTGGACCTTACATTTGCATTACAAATAACCATCATAGTGGGGGGACCGTTCCCTCTCTAACACAAGTTACGAAAATAGCAGGGCGCTAACAGGAAGTGTCGAAAAGGAAACAGTGCAGAGGCAGGAAGCCAGAAGTAAGACCTACGTGCATGATTATAAACTTTTGACCTTTTTTCTGACAGATTGGTTTAGAGGAAAACGTTCAAGTTCGGATATTTTTTAACACGACAGAGGGCTTCCTCATGCCGAGGGCAGATCTGGTGGTTCTTGGATGATGTTTAGGTTTTCTGAACATCTCTAGCATGGATATATTGTTATATGTACTTTGTAATGGTGCAGTCAGTCCAGCTTTGCTCATTTGCACCTACATTGGGCATcaaagcatcagaactggacattgaAACTCATCTGGACTCTATAGTAGCTAAAGATTGGGTCCTTGACAATTAACGTAACATAAGttatagtaatatatatatatttatatatgtgtgtgtgtgtgtgtcgcaggCATAATGGCGAACAAGGGTCCATCGTACGGTCTGAGCCGGGAGGTGCAGAGCAAAATCGCTAAGAAGTACGATCCTGAACTGGAGGAGCGACTGGTGAACTGGATCATGGCTCAGTGTGGTGATTCGGTCGGTAACCCGCCGCCGGGCAAAGATGGCTTTCAGACCTGGCTCAGAGACggatgtgtaagtgtgtgtgagagagaaaaacaaATGATAAGGACGAATCAAAAAATactttattgttataattatttattatttatacattttatgaaGCATTTTAACCAATCAAAATATAATTgtagaaaatgtaataaatcattaattcaCTTTTCTTCActactgatttatcctggtcagggtcacggtgggccaGATTTATTATGCAGGTGGCCAGTCCTTcacttgacacacacacacacacacacactttctagtagctccaagtgtcctgactgcacgtctttggactaggaggaaaccggatctcccataagaaacccacacagacacggggagaacattcaaactccacacagaatggaccctggttaatcgaacccaggcccttcctgCTGTGACAGGGTTAATAAATCATACACAGGTTTACAGcaacatatttaaaaatgtatgataCTTTTGTAAGTATCATTTATTCTCATTTTAATCAGAGTTAAATATCTgcattatataaaatgtaatccTCCTCCTCTCCTGTTCATCCTCATCCTCTTTCTCCTTCTCCACTTCTTCCTCTGCAGGTCCTGTGTAATCTCATCAACAGTCTTCACAAGGGCCCGCAACCAATAAAGAAGATCCAGAGCTCTCCGATGGCCTTCAAACAGATGGAGCTGATCTCACAGTTCCTCGCCGCCGCCGAGAAGTACGGCGTGGTGAAGACCGACATGTTCCAGACCGTCGACCTCTGGGAGGGTGAGTCCTGACCCATGTCTGAAAACCCTTCAGAACTTTACATACGTCATGTAAACATCAAGCTATGAACTGTAGATACAGTGGGGTGATGACGTCTGGAGAACCCAGTGGGCAAACGTTGGGCGGAAGGAATCagctgtttacttttatttggtgGCAGTTAGCGAGCAAGGTGGTAGGATTGTTCACAGGGGCACAGAAGAGGGTTTAACACTGGCTAatttactatcaacaaaatacagctttaccaccacttcatcctggtcagggtcgtggtgggtctgattcattgggtgaaaagctggaaacacctcagacagatcgccagtccatcacagggcccaaacaaaccagaatattaGATATTTTTGCTTAACTTAAAATAGAAATATTAGTTTTGATGTTGATAAAATGACATCATGATTATTGGTTTATTAGATAAGACttacatgaatgtgtgtgtgtgtgtgtgtgtgcgtgtgtgcaggTAAAGATCTGGCGGCGGTGCAGAGGACTCTGATGTCGTTGGGAAGTTTGGCGGTGACCAGGGATGACGGCTGTTACAAAGGAGACCCCAACTGGTTTCACCGGTAAATAAAGCCACTTTCATTTCCTggtttcatttctgtttaggtttaatctcacacacacacacacacacacacacacacacacacacacacacacacacacacacatacatttggtTTCCatataaacttgtacacaagAGCTCCAGGTTCTAATTTTGTCCGGCAAATATGTCTTTCTGAGAAGTTCGCTGTCGAACCGTTAAGTTCCTGCCACGCCctttagaaaaacaaaatatggTGTAAATGATTTTTGAcattgtgacaacagtttggggatttcCAGTTCCTCTTTCAGCTTgattagaagaagaagaagaggaagaacacctttatttgtcttatATACGTCTACACGTGTCGCAGCTtgtctggaagctggggtcagagcacagggtcaggtATTGTACAGCGGCCCTGGAGCACagagggtgaagggccttgcttaagggcccaactctggctgcatagcagagcctggatttgaaccgccaatcttccggttgatagcccaaagctctacccactaggctacaactgtccctaaacatgaacatgaaccCTGGTTAATTAGGCTTCTTTTTTAAGGGAATAATTTCATAGCTTTGGGATTGACTCTTACTTCTCAGTGTGAGGAATcagagactttttttgactCCTCATCATTTGATCCACATAAAGCACAAaaatttgtgcacattttgtGACGTGCACTGGAAGCATTTACAGCAGTGTATtgaatagtgtgtgtttgtgtgtgtgtgtgtgtgtttgtgtgtgtgtgtttgtgtttctcagAAAAGCTCAGGAGAACAAGCGGGAGTTCACCGATGATCAGCTGAAGGAGGGTCAGGCCGTCATCGGCCTGCAGATGGGCTCCAACAGAGGAGCGTCTCAGGCGGGCATGACCGGCTACGGACTGCCCAGGCAGATCATCAACTAACGGTCAGAGATTGTGATCGAGTCCTCGTCCCAGCCAATCAGAGAGGACGGAGCAGACATCGCTGTCCAAACTGGCCAATCACAGGGACCAAGATTTCGACATTCCATAAAGCGGCATGTTCATAAACTCTCAGAACCTGTATTAAAATGTACTGCTTATTACAGCACGTTCACCAAGTAATGAACTCATCTCAGATTAGCCTAATGCTAACATAACATCGTATTCTCTTTAcatgtgtaaatgtatgttGTTTATTGATTCTCAGTCTTTGAttttgcaaataataataaatgtttttaaactgaactgattatttgtgttttattcacatatttatgcattttgctTTGCTTTCCTTCTAATTCAGATGTAGCGTAGCCAATTATTCTTCCCAACTgagttcgaggagggtatatttaccTGCTCCACGCCCACGAGGCTCATCCACATTCTGCGCACTGtctcacccacatagtccggtcttttcccatccAGCAGACTCGGTAGCACTGCCAGTTGTcctcgctagatggcgcccatgagcagagctgagattcgaccgGGGTGTTcggaatctcagcgctggtgttctagtggaatatcccgctgcgccgcCTGGGTGCCTATCTGTGTTTAAACAGGCGTCCAATGTTACGTAAGAAAAAGGAATTTCAATTTCAAAGCAGCGAAGATGTGAAACCAGAAACTCCCTCGTCCTTCCTCCCTCCCGGTTCAGCCTCAGTTATCTGTTTATCTGGATTTGCTTTTCGGTGGAGCCGAGCTGCTGCACATACCAGCGCTGATTAATGTGGGAGATAAGGCCGGACGTGGGAAGCACTTTGACTCTAAAGCTTTTTAGAGAACTAAGGAATACAAGGTTATTTACAGTCCGGATGAAAAACGTACACTAATGGTGGTCTTTTAAAGGATTTTACATACTTTACGTTGCTTGGAAAAAGCTTCAAGTAATATTACTGATAATCAGATGAATTCCTACGCTTTGAGGTCTGTACAGAGATTCCTGCAGTTCCCATTGAAATGCTTAAACTAAGGTAATGGAGTCGACCAGCTGAGAGAATCTACTGACGTCATCTCTCCACCGTTAATCTTCTTCATCCTTCCTGATTTCCTTCCTGATCCACTTATCTTTCTCCAACCACAGAGGAATATTTCAGGTGTTTCTCTGGCATGACGAAACGTTCCTTCCTGTTTTACACCTGCTTCCTTCAACGGCTGAAAACAATAAAGCTGttcatacaccacacacacgtAAAGCTCCCCTCTAGCTGGCTGAACCCGATAAACTCTTCACACTTACCAGTTTAATTCCCCAAACTCCTTCCACAGAGTtaaaagcatttcatttatactgatcagccataacattaaaacccacctccttgtttctacactcactgtccattttatcagctccacttaccatatagaagcactttgtagttaaacaattactgactgtagtccatctatttttctgcatgctttgttacccccctttcaccctgttcttcaagggtcaggacccccacagagcaggtattatttaggtggtggatcattctcagcactgcagtgacactgacatggtggtggtgtgttagtgtgtgttgtgctagtatgaatggatcagacacagtgtgtccactcactgtccactctattagacactcctacctagttggtccaccttgtagatgtaaagtcagagatgatcgctcatctattgctgctgtttgagtcggtcatcttctagaccttcatcagtggtcacaggacgctgcccacgaggcgctgttggctggata
The DNA window shown above is from Trichomycterus rosablanca isolate fTriRos1 chromosome 26, fTriRos1.hap1, whole genome shotgun sequence and carries:
- the tagln2 gene encoding transgelin-2 is translated as MANKGPSYGLSREVQSKIAKKYDPELEERLVNWIMAQCGDSVGNPPPGKDGFQTWLRDGCVLCNLINSLHKGPQPIKKIQSSPMAFKQMELISQFLAAAEKYGVVKTDMFQTVDLWEGKDLAAVQRTLMSLGSLAVTRDDGCYKGDPNWFHRKAQENKREFTDDQLKEGQAVIGLQMGSNRGASQAGMTGYGLPRQIIN